From the genome of Pochonia chlamydosporia 170 chromosome Unknown PCv3seq00011, whole genome shotgun sequence:
TTTGACATCCTGCAAGGCGACGTGCTGCTCCCACGTCCGTCTTGGGTTAGTTACGAGCCTCAAGTGTTGCATGCTGGGAAGCGTGTCTTTTGGGTGGAAACAGACGACGGCGACAGACATACTATTACAGGTAAGCAAATCATTACCTAGAATCCTGTAGGATTTAGCGAATCGTTGTATTAATACATCCAatcatcaacagcatcatcacttAACAGCACATACAAGCAAGCCGTAACAGCCGGAGGCAATCCTCGTATAATGTTGATCAACAGCCCCTCCAATCCCACTGGACAAGTGTTCTCGGAGTCAACTATTGGCATTATTAGTCAATTCTGTCAAGAACACGACATTACTCTCATATCTGATGAGATCTACTCAGACGTTCATTTTGAAGAAGGTGCTGCACCTAGCGTCTGCGCCGGAAGTGGATTCAATTCTGGAAAAGTGATACTCACGGGAGGTCTGTCCAAGGTTTGTGCTGATCTCCATTCTCAATGAGTACGCACTTAATACTGACTTGCTCTTTCAGACATATTCAGCTGGTGGCTGGCGGGTAGGCTTTGCCATTTTCCCTTCTAATGACTTTGGCACCCTCGTTCGCAATACAATTCTGGCATATGCCTCGGAATGTTGGTCAGCAGCTTCGGCTCCGGCTCAAGAGGCTGCAGCAGTTGCATTTGACACGAGTTCTTCCATGGATCTTTACCGGCAACAAGTGGCAGCATTACACAAGCAGTGCACTGTTAGGCTATACGACGCTCTCCGAGGCTGTGGCCTGGCAGTCCCTGAGCCTAGAGGGGCTTTTTACGTCTACCCGTCTTTCCACCCTTATACGAAGGAGTTGGAAGCTTTGGGTCTATTCACAAGCCTTGAGTTGTCTCGATGGTTGATCGAAGAATGCGGCATTGCTGCTCTGCCCGGTTCGGCGTttggggaagatgatggagggtTAAAAGGTGGTCGATATCGCCTACGAATGGCTACTAGCTATTTGTACTTTCGCAATCAGGACGAGAGGTATACTAAAGGATATGAACTACTACGGACGGCTTTAGACACTGAGAAGGAACTGGAGCTACCGCTGCTGGATGAGGCAATAAAGGCGATCCAGGAAGCGGTTGAGAAACTCAAGGGTGTAAATTGTTGAACATATGCACTACCCTCACCAAAATATGTTACAGTTATTTAAAATCATGAGCTGGCTTCAACTAGCTCATGTACATACGCTGACCCTGATCGCCAATGTCCGTGTCGTGACCAAACACGTCCAAAAATGACTGCGCGCCGTCAGTGCCGAAAACCTCGCGAAACAATTCACTCCTCTCCCAATTTCCTGATATGCCGGTATCTAGAAACGTAGAGGCGTCGATTCCGAGGTAATCAATCGACTCCATCCCATCTATTTCTGAGAACATTGCAGGAGCCTGCCCTTCGGTGGCTGTACCCTGCGTGTTCGGAGCATATCCTGCTGCCATCATACCTTCACGACCGCTATTCTCATTACTTTCATTCTTGGACGTAAGTTCTGTAGAAATGAGTCCGAGAGTGTTATCCGCGAGCATTTCGAACTGGCTGTCCAGTTTGGCCAGCAAATCTTCATTCCAGCGCTCATTCATAATGGCAAGGCAAACAGAGCACTTGCGGCACCAGGATGGCAGATCAACGAGGAGGAAGCGTAAACCCGCGCGGGCAGCTAATCTGGTGTGACAAGTCCTAGCAGTACATAACATTGTCACGCCGGCGAATAGTACACCCTGCACAAGCATCCATGAGAGTGGAACGTTGCTTGTTCTCAGTACCTCAGTTACATCATCAATGTAGCCGCCTGCTGAACGAATACATCGTTCAAGTGAATCATCAGAGGGCTGAGGGCACAGAGGGCTGGCGCGGTGAAGAACAAACACTGTACCATGATACAGGCGGTGCCAATAACTAAATGTTGAGTTACTCCAAAGGTTGTATCAAAAGGTAGCATGAACAGTTTCAACATCTTTAACGTACTGGTATGGATACGCGGTATCCTTATCTTGCAAACACACACTCCGCAGGGCATCTCTCCACTGGTCCAACTCGGACTGAAGATCGGCGATAATATTCTCTCGCTGAGATGGAGTAACGTCATGCATTTTGCCATAGTAGACTTGAGATATGATGCGACTCTGAATTTGTCTGTGTTTAATGTGGTGGATGGCAGAAGATGCTGCTTCAGAGGTATCAGCAGGGAGTCTCGACGTTATATGCTCCTCACCAATCGAGGGAGGTCGACCAAGGTTGTATGACAAGGTTATCTCAATAGCGTATGCAGTCCAGAAGACGCGACTCCGTTCGTCAATGTCTCTCGTAGAGACTTGGTTGAGCTTAGGGACATAGTGCAGCCCTATTTCTACAGCtgtctgtgatgatgagcaCATATTAGTAAGTAAGAATGCTATATTGCTGAAAAGATAATACTTACCCGCATAGCCATGCCAGCGAGTTGCCACTGGCTAGAGCCAACAGGATGATAGAAACAATATATGCATATGAGAAGCAATGCCTTGATAAACATGACACTGGGGCGGAGATGTTCCATACTGAACTGAAAGTGTTGGGAAGCCTTTGTAAAGAGTTCAGCGGGCGACGGTGCCTTCTCTGATGGACTAAGTTTCCTCGGGTCGGTTTGTAGTTGCTTAACGGCGTTGGGGCGGTTCGTCGCACCTAGTGCCATGATCACATAGAATATGCTCATCTCTTGACCCAGGGATCCTACGACGTTGTGTGACTGAGCGGCGCTGCATTTCATGATCAAGTCGTCTAGAGACTCCAAGTCAAACAACGCGTAAACAGGGTGCACCCACAATTTGTATGACTGCAGTAGCAGCTGAACCTCGTCTGGGGATATATGCCGATCATCTGTGGCATTATTTGACAACTCTCTCACAGCACTGCTACCAGAATGTTGTTGTCTCCCTGCGGGTTGCTGTCGGCTACATGATTGCACGAGAGCTATTGCTGATGTCGCAAATGCAGCTCCACTGGAAGGGCCAAGATATCTCGACTCGCCGGTTGCATTGAGGGCAAGAAGGCCCATCTCGGGAgcgtcatcatcattccTATTCGATGATGGGTTCGTGGCAATAGAGCTCAGGTCCTGAGTCCGGGAGCGATTGTGGCTGTCTTGGCTTGTATCTGGAGTATGGCCGTGCAGGAGTCCCTCATCCTTTCCTTGAGCTACTTCGAGAGATGTACCGGTCGGGACAGTTTTGCAGTCCATACCCAAGACTCGTGATAGTTCATTTTCAAGCCAGTGAATTCTCCTCTGGGCTTCTTTTACGGCTCTGGACCGGCATTAGCGAGTCTGATTCTCGATCGCCGAGTACATTCACGGAAGATAACTTACCGTGCACTGTCACTCTTTCGAGGCCGGGCATACGGCTCACATGAGATGTCAGCCTGGCTGCAATTCCGACAATCCGGGTAACCGGTACACTAAACTCCGTGTTAATTGGAGGACTTAAGTGAAGACCGACGGGCTCAGTTCGAGCTAGTCATTCCCTATAATGGTCATGAATGGGCATGCCTTACTCTAACTTTCTTCTCATGACACCGAAGGCACGCTCGTACCGAGGAGTTAGTCATCAATTCTGCACGCGAGGCTCCGAGAGCATGGGATTCTCTAGCATCAGGGCTGTTCAGTTGTTTGTGGCGATGTGGAACTCGGCGATGGATGGCCGACGTCTTTCTTATATAACAGGCAACACTAGTAATTTGTGGAGGTTCGGCGCCGACGTTGCCGAATGACTCGAGAATCCGAAATTGTGGCTGATGTGGGCGTTTGTGTTGGAGATATTCCTAGCCAGATTGCAGTATGCTCGCCCTGCAAGTCGTTCAATGACAATTACTGATATACTTGGCGATAATGACATGATGATCGCTTTTCAGCTCGAGTTATGTATTCTACTTCTCGTCCCATTGAGCTTGCTTTATAAGCTCAATGGTTAATCTGCACTGCAGACAATCCGATTACCCCGACATTAGATAAAACACCGAGTCATTTCTACACTTGCGCATAACTCTACAGAGGTAGGCAACTTGTAACTTCTGAGCCTTTAAAGCTTAAGAGTATACATTATTTTACACTTTCATGATGCTCGGCGACATTAAATTTCCCTTTTCGGTTTTTAGTTGTATATTTCTACAATCGACCCGTCCACGGCGACATCgaacaacattgccaacgGCTCTAACTCTCTGCCCCATCCGTATTTACTGTGCTCTTCACGTGCCCCGGAAATCAGTGTGAAGAAACCAGCATGAAGAATGCTGGCTCTTTAACCACCCAATAGCCAAGGGTGTTCATCTCCGTTGAGACCCCCATGATTAAGCATTTCTTGCAACTTGTCCCCCTCATGTAAACAACTAGTATCATATTCCAATACATTCATAGCTTTATTCTTTGAATGGCCGAGTTTCTTCACTGCTGCGTCGGCTGGCTACCACATTCTTAGCCTTTGGCTGCCGCCCTTTTTCGAAAGCTAAAATGCCTATCTGTACAATAATCATGACAACCGAAGCCAACCACACAATAAGCAAAACCAAACCAACGAGTATTAATATCCCTACAAGCAGCCACGTAAGAAATAGATTTGCCATCCCACTTGTTCCTCTACTTCCGCCGTTGATCTTGCTTATACCCGACACATATACGTTTCCCAACCAATAGCCGTCTAGTAGCTCAATTCCTAAAATCATCCCGTAGAAAACGACTCTTGTGAGCCTCTTTGAATTTGAGACATTTAGGCTGTCTGTAAAGTTATATGTCAATGGCAGAAAGACTATTGCTGCAGCTGTGATGCCGGTGCAGACGATGAACAGGAATCCATTTGGTTCCGCAAGTAGTGAGGAGGTAATTGCCAGACTAGTGGCCATAGTAGGCTAGAGTGAGAATGAGGAGATGAGAATATTTGTTTGAGATAATGAACAGCTTGGTAGGTAGCTATGCTGTCTCTGGTGCTGGTCCCAGTCGGTGGCGCACGGGAATCAGGGGATCTTGTAGGAGGGAAAACAAACGTGCGACGAACAGCCAGACGAAGTCAGGTAGGTCTCTAAAAGGCAACCAGcatttggtg
Proteins encoded in this window:
- a CDS encoding aminotransferase (similar to Exophiala dermatitidis NIH/UT8656 XP_009154896.1), which codes for MGSLATGSSLLTKEARKLHLSPTLQINELVQERLNKGKRVLHLGFGEATFPIQKDVLEAHRQTSQNTSYLPVAGLMKLRERVAQFQTRRLDTAISADNVVIAPGSKPLLFALFDILQGDVLLPRPSWVSYEPQVLHAGKRVFWVETDDGDRHTITASSLNSTYKQAVTAGGNPRIMLINSPSNPTGQVFSESTIGIISQFCQEHDITLISDEIYSDVHFEEGAAPSVCAGSGFNSGKVILTGGLSKTYSAGGWRVGFAIFPSNDFGTLVRNTILAYASECWSAASAPAQEAAAVAFDTSSSMDLYRQQVAALHKQCTVRLYDALRGCGLAVPEPRGAFYVYPSFHPYTKELEALGLFTSLELSRWLIEECGIAALPGSAFGEDDGGLKGGRYRLRMATSYLYFRNQDERYTKGYELLRTALDTEKELELPLLDEAIKAIQEAVEKLKGVNC
- a CDS encoding fungal specific transcription factor domain-containing protein; amino-acid sequence: MPGLERVTVHAVKEAQRRIHWLENELSRVLGMDCKTVPTGTSLEVAQGKDEGLLHGHTPDTSQDSHNRSRTQDLSSIATNPSSNRNDDDAPEMGLLALNATGESRYLGPSSGAAFATSAIALVQSCSRQQPAGRQQHSGSSAVRELSNNATDDRHISPDEVQLLLQSYKLWVHPVYALFDLESLDDLIMKCSAAQSHNVVGSLGQEMSIFYVIMALGATNRPNAVKQLQTDPRKLSPSEKAPSPAELFTKASQHFQFSMEHLRPSVMFIKALLLICIYCFYHPVGSSQWQLAGMAMRTAVEIGLHYVPKLNQVSTRDIDERSRVFWTAYAIEITLSYNLGRPPSIGEEHITSRLPADTSEAASSAIHHIKHRQIQSRIISQVYYGKMHDVTPSQRENIIADLQSELDQWRDALRSVCLQDKDTAYPYQYVKDVETVHATF